A genomic region of Silurus meridionalis isolate SWU-2019-XX chromosome 7, ASM1480568v1, whole genome shotgun sequence contains the following coding sequences:
- the LOC124388474 gene encoding probable vesicular acetylcholine transporter-B: protein MEESGGSLGMARSAAQKLSERTKQFGGAVHDPERQRRIILVSVCVALLLDNMLYMVIVPIIPDYLADLESENEAHSNNSTASTKENLDMKIGVLFASKAIVQLLVNPLSGTFIDRVGYDIPLLIGLTIMFLSTSVFAFAENYATLFMARSLQGLGSAFADTSGIAMIADRYTEEAERRRALGIALAFISFGSLVAPPFGGVLYEFAGKRVPFVVLACVCLADGLLLLTVIKPFSDRSRENMPIGTPIQRLMVDPYIAVVAGALTVCNIPLAFLEPTVANWMETTMHSTKWEMGLTWLPSFFPHIFGVYMTVKLAAKYPHLQWFYGALGMVIIGASSCTVPACKNFGQLMVPLCGICFGIALVDTALLPTLAFLVDVRHVSVYGSVYAIADISYSVAYAMGPIVAGQIVHNLGFVQLNLGMGLVNMLYAPTLLVLRHVCQMKPSHSERNVLLEEGPTGLYDTIKMEERNLKRKGMSTTTNTNSLSTTNALPIKDGFGSRSFSEEDSSGPEYT from the coding sequence ATGGAGGAGTCTGGAGGTTCTCTCGGGATGGCCAGATCAGCTGCGCAGAAACTTTCGGAGAGGACGAAGCAGTTCGGCGGGGCAGTGCACGACCCCGAGCGGCAGAGGAGAATCATCTTAGTGAGCGTGTGCGTGGCGCTGCTTTTAGACAACATGCTGTACATGGTGATCGTTCCAATCATCCCAGACTACCTGGCCGACCTGGAGAGCGAGAACGAAGCGCACAGTAACAACTCCACCGCCAGCACCAAGGAGAACCTGGATATGAAGATAGGAGTGCTGTTCGCCTCCAAAGCCATCGTCCAGCTGCTTGTGAACCCTTTATCGGGGACGTTTATTGACCGGGTGGGTTATGACATCCCACTCCTGATCGGACTGACGATCATGTTCTTGTCCACCAGCGTGTTCGCGTTTGCTGAGAACTACGCCACCTTGTTCATGGCACGCAGTCTGCAGGGTCTCGGCTCCGCGTTTGCAGACACTTCGGGCATCGCCATGATCGCCGACAGGTACACGGAGGAGGCGGAGCGCAGACGCGCGCTCGGTATCGCCCTGGCGTTCATATCGTTTGGGAGTCTCGTGGCGCCCCCGTTCGGCGGCGTGCTGTACGAGTTTGCCGGTAAGCGCGTACCGTTTGTGGTTTTGGCGTGCGTCTGCTTGGCTGATGGTTTACTGCTGCTGACTGTGATCAAGCCCTTTTCAGACCGCTCACGTGAGAACATGCCCATCGGGACACCAATTCAAAGGCTCATGGTGGACCCGTATATCGCCGTGGTAGCCGGAGCGCTTACGGTGTGCAACATACCTTTGGCCTTTCTCGAGCCAACTGTGGCCAACTGGATGGAGACCACAATGCACTCCACCAAGTGGGAAATGGGCCTGACATGGCTGCCCTCCTTCTTCCCACATATTTTCGGCGTGTACATGACGGTCAAACTGGCAGCCAAGTACCCGCACCTGCAGTGGTTCTACGGTGCTCTGGGCATGGTGATCATCGGTGCCAGCTCATGCACCGTACCAGCCTGCAAGAACTTCGGACAGCTCATGGTGCCTCTATGTGGCATCTGCTTCGGGATTGCGCTGGTCGACACAGCACTGTTGCCCACGCTGGCTTTTCTCGTCGACGTCCGTCACGTGTCTGTGTACGGCAGTGTCTACGCCATCGCAGATATCTCATACTCCGTGGCCTACGCCATGGGGCCCATAGTGGCCGGACAGATCGTCCATAACTTGGGATTTGTCCAGCTCAACTTGGGCATGGGCCTCGTCAACATGCTGTACGCTCCCACTCTGCTTGTGCTGCGACATGTCTGCCAGATGAAGCCGTCCCACTCAGAGAGGAACGTACTGCTGGAGGAGGGTCCCACAGGACTCTACGACACCATCAAGATGGAGGAACGCAATTtgaaaaggaaaggaatgaGTACCACCACAAACACCAATAGCCTCAGCACAACCAACGCTCTGCCCATCAAGGATGGCTTCGGCTCGAGGTCATTCTCAGAGGAGGACTCATCAGGACCAGAGTATACTTAA